TTTTGCGCGGGAGCCGCATCATCGAAAAGTTCCTCCATGCGGAAGATCTCGGGGTTTGCCGTGGAGTGGCTCTTCGCCATCACCGACCAGCGCGCCGCGTTGTTTTCCGTCGGCTCATAAGGCTTCGGCATCCTCGCCTTTTGGTTCTCACCGGAGATCCACCAGGCAAAGGCACCATTGTTCGCCGGATCGTTGATCTCCGTGGGATCGAGGTGGACCTGCAGCTTCTCCCGGTTTGGACCTTCACCGACACTACCAGGCCCGAGCAAGGCCACCTTGTCCCTGCCCTTCCCGGTATCCGGGATCTCGTCCTTGCCCGTTGAGACCAGCCACGCGAGGAAGCGGTCCTGCTTTCTCGCCGCATAGTTGCCCGGCGAAACGGGCCGGCCCTGGGAGTCGTGATCCGTACCCTCCCAGCTCTTCCACACTCCCACCACCGGCGGGTTCTGTTCATCTAGAATATCCGCCTTCGCGGTCACGCGGGTGTCGGTTCCCGCTTGCTTCTGGAGTTCACCGATCGCCAGCATCAGCGACATCCGTGCATTCGCCTTCGCCTGCGCCGCGTATTCACCGCGGCTGCCGCTGCGAAGCGAAATCGACGACAAGCTCAACAGGCCGATCGCGAGCAGCGTCATCAGCACGCAAAGCGACAGCGTGATGATCAAGGCAAAGCCCGGGACGTTACCCGGGGAGGGACGAACGACGCGCGAAAAACCCAAACGCGCGGCATTCATTCCATCCCCGGGTGCCCGGTCCGGAAGAGAGGGGGAAAAAGCATCCTTCGGATTCTTCATTGCATCAGAAGAGGTCCGGGTTCAGGCACTGCGCACGCAGCTGCCGTGAAAGTTTTCTTTCCATTGCCCTGGCGTCAGGCCCAGGTGCTCTTTGAAAAGGCGGCAGAGATTCTTCGCATTGCGCAGGCCGGTCTCCATCGCCACGGGCTCCAGCTTCAGGTCATCCTCCTTCAGCATTTCCGCCGCGGCTTCGATTCGCCTCGCCAACAGGTCCTTCCCAACCGTCGTTCCCCTCGCCGAACGATAGAGACGATGCAGGGATCTCACCGACATCCCGCACTCTCTCGCCAGCGAAGAGATGGTATGCGGCCGGGAGTAGTCCTCACGGATCGTCTTGATCGCCTTCGAGATCCCCGGCGGGAAATCGCACTCGATCCCGTCGAAGGAAAACTGCTGCACGGATACCACAGCGGGGACGTATTCCATCCCGGTGCCCTCTTGGTCGTCCGTGAAAGCATCCGATTGGGTTATTTGGAGTTTCATGGGTTTTGACCCGCGCGGATAAATCCGGCGGATCATCTGTCCATATCCCAAACTGATGTTTTTGAATACCTAGGTATTACTATAGGTATCCCGCAAATAACTAAAAATCAGCAATTTACCCAAATCCCAAGAATGATAGATTTCCCGGGATTCCGGTGTCATGGCGACCCTTCAGGCTCACGCTTCATGTATTTCAGCACCGCCTCAGTTCGGGTGCGCACATGAAGCTTCCGGTAGATATTACCGAGGTGGAAGCTCACCGTTTCCATCCGCACCCCCAGCTCGTGGGCGATCTCCTTGTAGAGGTAACCCTTCGCCAAAAGATCCAGCGTCTCCTTCTCCCGCTGGGTCAGATGGTAGTCCTCATCCGGCTCAGCCACTGGAATTTGGAAATGCTGCACCACTTTCCGCGCGATGCCGCTCGACATCGGAGACCCCCCCGCCACCACGTCTTCCAGCGATTCCAGAAGCTTTGCATCGATGTCCCGCTTCAGCACGTAGCCGGATGCCCCGGCCGCCAAGGCCTCGAAAACGCGGTCGGCATCCTCGAACACCGTCACCATTAGGAACTGCGTCTTCGGGCAGAGCGGCTTCAGCTTTCGCAGCAGTTGGATGCCGGAGAGCCCCGGAAGCTGGATATCCACGATGCAAACATCCGGCGGCTCTTTCTGGATCGCGGGAATCGCGGACTCCGCGCGTCCGTAGCAACCGGTGACCTGCCAGCGGTCGGAACTGGAGACCGCTTCGCGAAATGTCTCACGCAGGGCGGAGTCGTCCTCAATGATGGCAATCGTGCGCTTCTCGAAACTCATGTTCTTGGCAATGCCGCAACTTTCGGCAACTGGCAACGGAAGACCGCGCGCGTTCCCTTCCCGGGCACCGAAGCGATGACACAAGACCCGCCCAGTTCCTCGAAGCGTGCCGCCAGATTATGCAGGCCGTTTCCTTCCTGCGGAGCCATCGTATCGAAGCCGCGGCCGGTATCCACAACCTCCGCCAAAAGCATGTCATCCACCATGCGCAGGCTGAAGCTCACCTCGCAGGGACCCGCATGCTTCAGCACGTTGTGAAGAGCCTCCTTCACCCCCAGCGCGAAATGATGCCGGAAGTCGGACATGATCGGCAGGGCCGGCAGATCCTGCGGAATATCGATCCGCAATTTCGCGTGGCTATCCCGGAAAATCTCCTGCGCCACCGCAGCGAGGTGCACCGCGAGGTGATCCAGCGTGTCATTGGAAGGATTCACCGCCCACACCAAGCCATCCATCGCGGTCACCAGATCCCGCGCGGCAGTTTCCAGCCGTAGCACCTGCTGCCTTGCCCGCTCCGGATCGCCCTCGATCGCCCGCCGGACAAAAGATGCCGCCAGATTCAGCACCGTGACACGGGTCCCCAAGTCGTCGTGCATGTCCCGGGCGATCCGGGCACGGTCTCGCTCCAGCGCATGCTGCAGCCGCACCGCCGCGAGCCGGTGCCGCGTGCGCCGCCGATAGGCAGCGAAGAACATGAGCCCGACCATCAGCACTCCCGCGGAGACCGCCACCGGCATGAACCACCCGTGCTTGTAAAACGGCTGCTGGATGATGATCGGGAAGGAAAATTGCGTGGTTCCCGGATCCGCCTCCGTCCCGATCGCGATCGCACGAAAGGTGTATTGCCCCGAAGGCACGTTCATGTAGGTCGCTCGTAGCAAAGCCCCCGGGATGACGTTATAGGCCTCCGACCAACCGAGCAGAAAGGTCTCCCCTCCCCGCGCCGGACGGACATCGAGATCGCTTACCGAGGTCCACATCGCCGAGTGATCCTGCTCTGCATCCAGCAAGCCCAAGGCACTGTTTCCAATCAGCTGCATCACCCGCGCGATGGCTGGCTCCGTCCCGCGCCGCTCCCAGCCCGCGGGAATCCCGCCAATCTGGTTGATGCGTTCCCCGTAGCTGAAATCCCCGTTCGTCCAAAGGTTGGTCGTGGGATCGCTGGAGCGAGCCAGAGAGAATTTGTCGATCACCCAAGTTCCAGTGGTGTCCGGAGTTCCCGAGGAAATCGACACCCGCAGCTTCCGCGTCATCTCCGGCACGAAGAGTGGCTCCGTGCGCCGCACCATTGGCGAATTGATCGCATCGATCTCCCAGCCCTGGCTCGATCCTGTCACCGGGAAGACACGGCGGGCGAGCAGCGCACCGGAGGCATCCAGCATCTCCCACTCCATCGTCATGCCACGGGCGGAGGGATACCATTCGTCATCCAATCCTTCGAGACGGCAGCGCACCGCCAGGGGATCCGCCGTCACCCCGCTGAGAAAGCCGAAATCGAAATCAAGCCGGTGATTCCCCGCGCCGAGCACCAGTGGCGCCCCGCCATCGGGAATAGGAACCGGCACCTCCCCCACCAGCACTTGCTGAAGCATCATTTCCAGCTTCGGCTTCTTCGGCGGTGTCCTCTTCGTGATCTCCTCCGCCCGATACTTTGCGTCCTCGCTAACGAAGCAGAAATCGTAAGGCTTCCGAGCAATCCCGCTGATCCGGACTTCGTCGATCGATCCAGGAAAGAACTCCCACGGCCCGTAGATCGAACTGAACTTCCCGGAGTTCCCGATCGCGAAGTCGCCAAGGTTCCGGCTGAGATCCGCGGTCAGCGTTCCTTGGCCGATCAGGTTCGCGGTCTCGTTTCCCGCACTCAGGCGCGTCCAGTAGAGCTTGAGATTGTTGACCGCCGTTTCGCGGCCGTCGTACGCCACCGCCACGTGATACCACTCGCCCGTCCGGATCGCATGAGTGCCACTGGTGGGAATCGTAGCGAGACCGCCCCCTCGCACCGCATCCCCGGAAATCGGCAGGAAGCTCAGGAAGCCGGGCTTCTCGATCCGGAAAATGAAGACCCGGTTCTTCTGGTCGTCATCGTCCATGCTCACGATGTCCAGTGCCAGCCCGGGAGAATCTTCCGGCAGGAAATCAAGTTTGATCAGCGCCTCGATCGTGAAGGCCCCGTCGCTGCCGGTGATCGGGAAGGGAGCATCGACATTGTCCTTCGGGCCATAGTCCAGCGAAGGCTTGGCGAGCAGGATCGGTCCATAGGGCCTCCGGACACCGCTTCCCTCGTTCTGCTGATCGTGATTGAAGGCCACCGCGGCGCCGAACCCGGGAAAGGGCGCTTGGCTCGCCTGCGCCCCGTTGATTAGTCCGAGAAGCGGTGTCGGGCTCACCCCATCATCCTTGAAGGGCGGTCCCGCTTCATCGAGATGCCAGAGGTGAAGCGTTTGCTCATCCGCGGTGTACGGCAGGAATGCAGGAGCTCCGTGGGCGGGAATCCCGATAGCTGCAAAAAGCATCACCAGCCACTTCCTTGGGAATCCACGTCGCATCTTTTGTCAAAAGAAACGGGCCGCGCCGCCATTGCAAGCACGCGCCGAAACGGCGGTCGCGAACTTTGAACATCAAGGCCTCCTGCTTGGTCATAATTAGCGACTCCCGAAACCGCCACTCCCCCCGAGATGACCGGAATCCGAGACTTGAATGCAGTACGCCTACCTCATCCTGCCCGGCATTGTGTGCTGCGGGCTTGTTTTCGGGTGGTTCCTCGCCCGCGCCTTGGAAAAACGGTACGATCGCGCAAGCCTATCCAGCTCGGACGAAATTCTGGATGAGCTGGAGCTGGCGTACACCCCGCGGCGTGGCATCGAGATTCGAACCCAGACCGAGTATCTTCCTTTTGTCTTCGGCTGCATTCTTGAGAACGTCGATTCCGGTTTTGAAGACAAGCAGCTCCGCAGCTTGCTCGACCGGATCGTGGAGCAGGAGCCCGATAAAACCCGGAACGCCTTGATCCCGGTAAAGGTCAGTGGCGTGCGCAGCGAGATCGATCTCCAGTGGTCCCGTGACAGCGAAGATTGCGTCCGGCTTTTCGTTCTTGCAGCACCGAAGGTCATTCGCGCCCTGAAGAAGAAATCGAAGACCATCCCGCGCGCCCTGATGGGAAACTAGGCAAGTCCCGAGATGAGCCGGAACCGCCCTCTCCGAGTTATCATTTCACGGGATTAAGACTGACATCTCCGGCTCCTCGAACTATTCGGAAGCCGCAGCATGACGGATGACCAATTCGACGCAATGGTGGCCTCGCTCGAGGCCCGCTATCAAGGCAAGCACCCCGCACTCGCGCGCCGGGCGGCGTTCCTGGCGATCTTGGGATATGCGGGCTTGGCCTTCTTTCTCATCGCCGGCGCAGCCATTGCATTGCTGATGATCGCCTGGGTCATCTTTTCGCCCAACCTCCTATCGATCAAAATCGGAGCCTTGCTCGGCATTCCTGCCGCCATTCTCACCTGGTCCGTCTTCCGCGGCCTCTGGGTCAAGCTTAGCGCTCCTGTGGGCGTGGAAGTGAAGCGCGGGGAATCACCCGCCCTCTTCAGCCTCATCGACAGCATCTCCAAGGAAGCCGGCGGCGTGAACTTCGATACCGTCTTGCTCACCGGCGACATGAATGCCGCAGTGGTTCAGAATCCACGTCTCGGGGTTTTCGGATGGTATAAAACCTATCTGCTCCTCGGCGTACCATTGATGGACTCCATGGCGCCGGAAGAGTTCAAGTCCGTCCTCGCCCACGAATTCGCCCACCTTTCCCACCAGCACGGACGCCTTGGCACATGGCTCTACCGTCTCCGCGCCTCATGGCTCCGGGTCATGGCATCCCTGGCACAACACGGTGCCCCCAAGCCGGTACTCGCCTTCATCAACTGGTTCTGGCCACGCTTCAATGCCAGCGCCTTTGTCCTTTCGCGCAGCCAGGAATATCAGGCGGATGCCTTTGCAGCCAAGGTGACTTCCCCCCAATCCTCCGCGATGGCCTTGCAGCGGCTGGTTGTCGATTCCCGTCGCTTGGATGATGGTTTCTGGGACGAAATCGGAGCCGAAACTTCGACCAGCTCCTCGCCTCCCCACGATGTGTTCCACCGGATGCACGCCTTCCTCGGGACCATGCCTGACGCGCCGCTCGCCACCCGCTGGCTCACCGGTGCACTGGCCATGAAGACCAATACGGCTGACACCCATCCCGGACTAAAAGATCGCCTCTCCGCTCTCGGCGTCAGCATCCAGCCCGATGCCGTGCCGCCGCTTCCTGCTTCCCGCGCCTCGGACGCCTTCCTTGAGCCAGCATTGATCAAATCGGCACGCGATCACTTCAGCAAGGAATGGCACATGGGCATCGGCACCCATTGGCAAGAAACCCATCGCGAGAAACTAAAACTGATAAAAAGGCTGGAAGCCCCCTTCCCCGGAACTCCCGATGGACGTTGGAGCGAAATTGCGGTGAGAGCCCGCCTCTTCGGCCCGAGGAAGATCCAGGAAGAGATTGTCCACTTCCTGGCCGATCACCCCGATCACGTCACCGCGAACTATGCACGCGGCGTTTATCTCGCGGAGAAAGACGATCTTGCCGCAATCCCTCACCTCGAAAAAGCGACGGTCCGTCCGGGGCTCCTCCACAATGCTTTGGGCGCGATGGCGGGCCTCTACGACCGCCTTGGCCGGGCCGGGGAGATTCCAGGCCTCAGAAGACGCGCCCAATCCCGCGAGGCCCAAGTGGATCGGGCCATGCACGAACGATCGGAAATCAGCGCCACCGACCGCTTTCTGCTGCCTAAGCTTTCAGAAGAAGAAATGGCCGAGTTTGTCGGCCTCGTCGGGCAACACCACGAAATCAGAGCCGCTTGGCTGGTACAAAAGCACGTGGTCGAATATCCGGAGTGGCGGTCTTATTTTCTCGTCCTCGACATGGATCCGCGCGTCTCTCAGGAGACCGGGATGAAGATCCTCCAAGAGGTGGTGGAGGACGTGTCCATCGATGCCCATGTCCTCGCAATCCGGAAAACCCCGGACAATGCCAAGGTCGTCGCGACCATCGTCAAGATGGATGGATCCGCCCTGCAGGTCTCCCACGGCAAATAAAACGGATCCATTCCCACCCCGCCACCGCGTCGTCGGCATTCCGGCCTTGGTGACAGTAGAAAGTTGCCCCGTCAGATCCCAAGCTTGGCGGCAGCATGCGTAGTGCCCAC
This portion of the Luteolibacter luteus genome encodes:
- a CDS encoding response regulator, which gives rise to MSFEKRTIAIIEDDSALRETFREAVSSSDRWQVTGCYGRAESAIPAIQKEPPDVCIVDIQLPGLSGIQLLRKLKPLCPKTQFLMVTVFEDADRVFEALAAGASGYVLKRDIDAKLLESLEDVVAGGSPMSSGIARKVVQHFQIPVAEPDEDYHLTQREKETLDLLAKGYLYKEIAHELGVRMETVSFHLGNIYRKLHVRTRTEAVLKYMKREPEGSP
- a CDS encoding helix-turn-helix domain-containing protein, which translates into the protein MKLQITQSDAFTDDQEGTGMEYVPAVVSVQQFSFDGIECDFPPGISKAIKTIREDYSRPHTISSLARECGMSVRSLHRLYRSARGTTVGKDLLARRIEAAAEMLKEDDLKLEPVAMETGLRNAKNLCRLFKEHLGLTPGQWKENFHGSCVRSA
- a CDS encoding histidine kinase; this translates as MRRGFPRKWLVMLFAAIGIPAHGAPAFLPYTADEQTLHLWHLDEAGPPFKDDGVSPTPLLGLINGAQASQAPFPGFGAAVAFNHDQQNEGSGVRRPYGPILLAKPSLDYGPKDNVDAPFPITGSDGAFTIEALIKLDFLPEDSPGLALDIVSMDDDDQKNRVFIFRIEKPGFLSFLPISGDAVRGGGLATIPTSGTHAIRTGEWYHVAVAYDGRETAVNNLKLYWTRLSAGNETANLIGQGTLTADLSRNLGDFAIGNSGKFSSIYGPWEFFPGSIDEVRISGIARKPYDFCFVSEDAKYRAEEITKRTPPKKPKLEMMLQQVLVGEVPVPIPDGGAPLVLGAGNHRLDFDFGFLSGVTADPLAVRCRLEGLDDEWYPSARGMTMEWEMLDASGALLARRVFPVTGSSQGWEIDAINSPMVRRTEPLFVPEMTRKLRVSISSGTPDTTGTWVIDKFSLARSSDPTTNLWTNGDFSYGERINQIGGIPAGWERRGTEPAIARVMQLIGNSALGLLDAEQDHSAMWTSVSDLDVRPARGGETFLLGWSEAYNVIPGALLRATYMNVPSGQYTFRAIAIGTEADPGTTQFSFPIIIQQPFYKHGWFMPVAVSAGVLMVGLMFFAAYRRRTRHRLAAVRLQHALERDRARIARDMHDDLGTRVTVLNLAASFVRRAIEGDPERARQQVLRLETAARDLVTAMDGLVWAVNPSNDTLDHLAVHLAAVAQEIFRDSHAKLRIDIPQDLPALPIMSDFRHHFALGVKEALHNVLKHAGPCEVSFSLRMVDDMLLAEVVDTGRGFDTMAPQEGNGLHNLAARFEELGGSCVIASVPGKGTRAVFRCQLPKVAALPRT
- a CDS encoding M48 family metallopeptidase; translation: MTDDQFDAMVASLEARYQGKHPALARRAAFLAILGYAGLAFFLIAGAAIALLMIAWVIFSPNLLSIKIGALLGIPAAILTWSVFRGLWVKLSAPVGVEVKRGESPALFSLIDSISKEAGGVNFDTVLLTGDMNAAVVQNPRLGVFGWYKTYLLLGVPLMDSMAPEEFKSVLAHEFAHLSHQHGRLGTWLYRLRASWLRVMASLAQHGAPKPVLAFINWFWPRFNASAFVLSRSQEYQADAFAAKVTSPQSSAMALQRLVVDSRRLDDGFWDEIGAETSTSSSPPHDVFHRMHAFLGTMPDAPLATRWLTGALAMKTNTADTHPGLKDRLSALGVSIQPDAVPPLPASRASDAFLEPALIKSARDHFSKEWHMGIGTHWQETHREKLKLIKRLEAPFPGTPDGRWSEIAVRARLFGPRKIQEEIVHFLADHPDHVTANYARGVYLAEKDDLAAIPHLEKATVRPGLLHNALGAMAGLYDRLGRAGEIPGLRRRAQSREAQVDRAMHERSEISATDRFLLPKLSEEEMAEFVGLVGQHHEIRAAWLVQKHVVEYPEWRSYFLVLDMDPRVSQETGMKILQEVVEDVSIDAHVLAIRKTPDNAKVVATIVKMDGSALQVSHGK